A part of Brassica rapa cultivar Chiifu-401-42 chromosome A05, CAAS_Brap_v3.01, whole genome shotgun sequence genomic DNA contains:
- the LOC103869899 gene encoding pentatricopeptide repeat-containing protein At3g15590, mitochondrial — translation MYSITKILRRSSRFNLAPSSFGAVSKLEIPTGTKESAFRASGLNFSNQSQGLVRRYSVRDVFSRFIGINKLSSVADVKGDEEEKEAFPVSRDVAEGVEDDSVFDSELGSDSEACDDGLEVEIEHSNKGKAKKTRGRCELYDSIVAYKSVKHVLEQWVKEGKDLSQAEVSLAVHNLRKRRSYAMCLQLWEWLRANTQFEFTEANYASQLDLVAKVHSLQKAEAFLNDIPESSRGEVVYRTLLANCVLKLHVKRAEDLFNKMRELKFPTSVFACNQLLLLYSKHDRKKIPDVLLLMEKENIKPTRGTYQFLINSKGLSGDIAGMDKLVETMKEEGIKLDPEIQAAVARYYIRAGRKERAEEVMKEIEGEGLDQAPWVCRSLLPLYAEIGDKENVRRLSRFVEQALRYDNSIAAIKAWGKLKEIEEAEAVFDKLVEKYKLVPMLPYFSLMEIYTENKMLTKGKNLVKRIASAGVKIGPSTWHALVKLYIKAGEVGKGEMILNKATKDNKMRPLFISYMVILEEYAKRGDVHNAEKVFMRMKRAGYAAQLMQYETVLLAYVNAKTPAYGMSERMKVDNVFPNKSLAAKLAHVDPFRKNPVSVLLDE, via the exons ATGTATTCGATTACGAAGATCCTGCGAAG GAGTTCAAGATTCAATCTTGCGCCTTCTTCGTTTGGTGCTGTGAGTAAGCTAGAGATACCAACTGGTACCAAAGAAAGTGCTTTCAGAGCATCTGGATTGAATTTTAGCAACCAATCACAAGGTTTAGTCAGACGCTATTCCGTTAGAGATGTGTTCTCACGCTTCATTGGCATCAACAAGCTCTCCTCTGTAGCTGATGttaaaggagatgaggaagagaAGGAGGCCTTTCCTGTTTCTAGGGATGTAGCAGAGGGAGTTGAAGATGATTCTGTATTCGATTCTGAGCTTGGTAGTGACTCAGAAGCGTGTGATGATGGTCTTGAAGTTGAAATTGAGCATTCAAACAAGGGAAAAGCTAAAAAGACCAGAGGACGATGTGAGTTGTATGACTCCATTGTTGCGTATAAATCAGTGAAGCATGTTCTTGAACAGTGGGTTAAAGAAGGCAAAGATTTGAGTCAAGCAGAGGTTTCTCTTGCTGTTCACAACCTGCGTAAACGCAGATCCTACGCTATGTGTTTGCAGCTGTGGGAGTGGCTGCGAGCTAACACACAGTTCGAGTTCACAGAAGCAAACTATGCCTCTCAGTTGGATTTGGTGGCCAAGGTGCATAGTTTGCAAAAAGCTGAAGCCTTTCTGAATGATATTCCAGAATCTTCCAGAGGGGAAGTAGTCTACAGAACGCTGCTTGCAAACTGTGTCCTTAAGCTCCACGTGAAAAGAGCTGAAGACCTTTTCAACAAAATGAGAGAACTCAAGTTCCCAACGAGCGTGTTCGCTtgcaaccagctgcttctcctCTACAGCAAGCACGACAGGAAGAAGATACCTGACGTTTTGTTACTCATGGAGAAAGAAAACATCAAGCCCACTCGCGGAACCTATCAGTTCCTAATCAACAGTAAAGGTTTATCCGGGGACATAGCTGGAATGGACAAGCTAGTGGAGACGATGAAGGAGGAAGGCATTAAGCTAGATCCTGAGATACAAGCTGCAGTGGCTAGGTACTACATAAGAGCGGGGCGTAAAGAGCGAGCAGAGGAAGTTATGAAGGAGATTGAAGGGGAAGGACTGGACCAAGCTCCATGGGTGTGCCGTTCGTTGCTCCCTCTTTACGCAGAGATAGGAGACAAGGAGAACGTGAGAAGGCTGAGTAGGTTCGTTGAACAAGCGTTGAGGTATGATAATAGTATCGCTGCTATCAAAGCGTGGGGAAAGCTGAAGGAGATCGAGGAAGCAGAGGCGGTGTTTGATAAACTCGTGGAGAAGTACAAACTCGTCCCCATGCTGCCGTACTTTTCTCTCATGGAGATATACACTGAGAACAAGATGCTGACGAAAGGCAAAAACCTTGTCAAAAGAATAGCGAGTGCAGGGGTCAAGATCGGCCCGTCGACGTGGCACGCGCTTGTGAAGCTCTACATCAAAGCAGGGGAAGTTGGAAAAGGTGAGATGATATTGAACAAAGCGACGAAGGATAACAAGATGAGACCGTTGTTTATTTCTTACATGGTGATACTCGAGGAGTACGCGAAGAGAGGGGATGTTCATAACGCGGAGAAGGTTTTCATGAGGATGAAGAGGGCAGGGTATGCAGCACAGCTAATGCAGTATGAGACTGTGCTTTTGGCTTATGTGAATGCTAAAACGCCTGCTTATGGGATGAGTGAGAGGATGAAGGTGGATAATGTGTTCCCGAACAAGAGTCTTGCTGCGAAGCTTGCTCATGTTGATCCATTCAGAAAGAATCCAGTGTCTGTTTTACTTGACGAGTGA
- the LOC103869900 gene encoding autophagy-related protein 8i, translated as MKSFKEELTLDERLAESREIIAKYPTRIPVIAEKYSKTDLPAIEKKKFLVPRDMSVGQFIYILSARLHLSPGKALFVFVNNTLPQTAALMDSIYETYKDEDGFVYMCYSSEKTFG; from the exons ATGAAATCATTCAAGGAAGAATTGACGTTGG ATGAAAGGCTCGCGGAATCGAGGGAGATCATCGCCAAGTACCCTACTCGGATTCCT GTAATTGCTGAGAAGTATTCTAAAACCGATCTGCCTGCAATCGAGAAAAAGAA GTTTCTGGTTCCACGAGATATGTCGGTTGGACAATTCATCTACATCTTGAGTGCTAGATTACACTTGTCTCCTGGTAAAGCCTTATTCGTCTTCGTCAACAACACTCTCCCTCAAACTG CTGCTCTGATGGATTCCATCTACGAGACTTACAAAGACGAAGATGGATTCGTTTACATGTGCTACAGCAGTGAGAAAACCTTTGGTTGA
- the LOC117134403 gene encoding uncharacterized protein LOC117134403, whose amino-acid sequence MDKLDFPQRLYSVGQEPFPNKSIAYYSNDSKLFPALKEALEADEWEELKNSRVGVFLKFHEMKFGWASRLVHYILCFQLDCKKKFELWSLVGVEPLRFSLHEFEEITGLNCEYVKNLENPLVEVTADMKAFWAQMGVNFDRGPSIDELTAACQMCRTWSRDDRLRLGYLAIYAGFIEARRTSSPTRASLARLVMDLDAFEDYPWGRVAFKFLMESVKGVDLTKTYAIEGFVQVLQVWVYCCLPEFGAGYGLPIEGSPTPPLLAF is encoded by the coding sequence ATGGATAAACTTGATTTCCCACAAAGGCTGTATAGTGTAGGCCAGGAACCTTTTCCGAATAAAAGCATTGCCTACTACAGCAATGACAGCAAGCTCTTCCCTGCTCTTAAAGAAGCACTCGAGGCAGATGAATGGGAGGAGCTCAAGAACTCGAGAGTAGGAGTGTTCTTAAAGTTCCACGAAATGAAGTTTGGATGGGCTTCAAGGCTGGTGCACTATATACTGTGTTTTCAGCTTGACTGCAAGAAGAAGTTTGAGTTGTGGAGTCTCGTAGGTGTTGAACCATTGAGGTTTTCTCTGCATGAATTTGAAGAGATAACTGGCCTGAACTGCGAGTATGTGAAGAATCTCGAGAATCCGTTGGTTGAGGTAACGGCTGACATGAAAGCATTTTGGGCGCAGATGGGAGTGAATTTCGACCGGGGGCCAAGTATTGATGAATTAACTGCAGCGTGTCAGATGTGCAGAACATGGTCTCGAGATGATCGGCTGCGTTTAGGGTATCTAGCCATCTACGCTGGCTTCATCGAAGCAAGAAGAACCTCGTCACCCACACGGGCTAGCCTGGCTAGGTTAGTGATGGATCTAGATGCTTTTGAAGATTATCCGTGGGGAAGAGTAGCCTTTAAATTCTTGATGGAGTCGGTGAAGGGTGTAGACTTGACAAAGACGTATGCTATTGAAGGCTTTGTTCAGGTTCTTCAAGTCTGGGTCTACTGCTGTCTCCCTGAATTCGGAGCTGGGTATGGTCTCCCTATAGAAGGTTCTCCGACCCCACCTCTACTTGCCTTTTAG
- the LOC117134421 gene encoding uncharacterized protein LOC117134421, with amino-acid sequence MKDYSEMFPRWDGELEDEKADNIVKAMFSSGWAWEQSHWPLVGTKLWTNVKVEIHPMKTEAGQMMRSLKTVSPSRTESDAESRKKARESPGLDVETMKGEIVRWLTGLTSNMVEGLSRCENTLKTQSHMIEGLTTQVGAVEKMVREGWKEDHTKAGSSTDVPEANKSDGDKAKKDSAEGSKGDESKGDESKGEESRAEESRAEESKAAETAPKGMTTRAKARDTQATVSESENENGGISVVVVDKEQSHIDYGSVKKLKQVGKLRAARIVARAKSERQRRLAATQQSPFDGNSTAKVIIPNQPKQGQGYNPFANPDRQKLSALLDWVKLDPKWRQKVKGSSSDWFYILLTPTKWLIDTHMDAGINLLRLRYTKHPEWFRSDRICMLDAVFTQMWTAKYSEFLASPANPDGSGKLLPPGALDYYTGEEPAYSRSNKTWALEIDDIYAPLLVKNDHWVACWISIPRRRIVIWDSDLAYATDAEIAKAVKPIAHMLPYMLRMLSTGAERELYTVDFTHERESGVPQNKQSGDCGVYCLKYIECHALGMPFPPHELCDKKIKTIRSQMASEIFDETRINGTEKRDYKHLGVYD; translated from the exons ATGAAGGATTACTCTGAAATGTTCCCTCGCTGGGATGGTGAGCTGGAAGATGAGAAGGCTGATAACATAGTGAAGGCAATGTTTTCTTCAGGCTGGGCGTGGGAACAAAGTCACTGGCCTCTTGTCGGAACAAAACTGTGGACAAATGTGAAGGTGGAGATCCATCCGATGAAGACAGAAGCTGGTCAGATGATGCGAAGCTTGAAGACAGTGTCCCCTTCTCGCACAGAGTCTGATGCAGAATCACGCAAAAAGGCTCGTGAGTCCCCTGGCCTGGATGTGGAGACCATGAAAGGAGAAATAGTTCGTTGGCTAACTGGCCTGACTTCTAATATGGTTGAGGGGCTGAGCAGATGCGAGAACACTCTGAAGACACAATCCCACATGATTGAGGGCCTTACAACTCAAGTGGGAGCTGTTGAGAAGATGGTGCGTGAAGGTTGGAAAGAAGACCACACCAAAGCTGGTTCATCTACTGATGTACCTGAGGCAAACAAATCTGATGGAGACAAAGCTAAGAAGGACAGCGCTGAAGGAAGCAAAGGTGATGAAAGCAAAGGTGATGAAAGCAAAGGTGAGGAAAGCAGAGCCGAGGAAAGCAGAGCCGAGGAAAGCAAAGCTGCGGAAACAGCTCCCAAAGGAATGACAACAAGAGCCAAAGCTAGAGACACCCAAGCCACTGTG AGTGAGAGTGAAAATGAGAATGGAGGCATAAGTGTGGTTGTAGTAGATAAAGAACAATCACACATTGATTATGGTTCTGTGAAAAAACTGAAACAAGTTGGTAAACTGAGAGCTGCTCGCATTGTGGCCCGTGCTAAGAGTGAGCGGCAACGTAGGCTTGCTGCAACTCAGCAGTCTCCTTTTGATGGAAACAGCACGGCAAAGGTTATTATACCTAACCAGCCGAAGCAAGGCCAGGGATATAACCCATTTGCTAATCCTGATCGCCAAAAGCTCTCTGCTCTTCTTGATTGGGTGAAACTTGACCC CAAATGGCGACAGAAGGTCAAAGGTTCATCAAGTGATTGGTTCTACATACTACTAACTCCAACAAAATGGTTGATTGACACG CACATGGATGCTGGCATTAATCTTTTAAGGCTCCGATACACAAAGCACCCTGAATGGTTTAGGTCGGACAGAATTTGCATGTTGGATGCTGTATTTACTCAAATGTGGACAGCAAAGTACTCAGAGTTTCTGGCCTCTCCTGCCAATCCTGACGGCTCAGGTAAACTACTCCCTCCTGGCGCCTTAGACTACTACACAGGCGAGGAACCAGCGTATAGCAGATCAAATAAGACATGGGCACTGGAGATTGATGATATATATGCGCCATTATTGGTCAAGAACGATCATTGGGTAGCTTGCTGGATATCAATCCCGAGGAGACGCATAGTCATTTGGGATAGTGATCTTGCTTACGCTACGGATGCAGAAATTGCTAAGGCCGTGAAGCCTATTGCACACATGCTGCCGTACATGCTGCGTATGTTATCTACCGGTGCGGAGAGGGAGTTGTACACGGTTGATTTCACACATGAGCGTGAATCTGGGGTGccacaaaacaaacaaagtgGTGACTGTGGAGTGTATTGCTTGAAGTATATAGAATGTCATGCACTTGGCATGCCATTCCCACCTCATGAGCTGTGTGATAAGAAGATCAAGACAATCAGGTCTCAGATGGCGAGTGAGATATTTGATGAGACCAGGATAAACGGCACAGAGAAACGTGATTACAAGCATCTCGGTGTCTATGACTAA
- the LOC103869901 gene encoding coleoptile phototropism protein 1 → MKKAPSPEPVTTHGNQPPHHDQEKFAGDLEYYTWFDEACIQDMNYFVKTITGIKSKGIRPDLIGSIIAHYASKWLPDLSGNVSAIATPPPTESVTASVMKKRFFVETLIGILPPEKDSVPCNFLLRLLRTAKMVGANANYLTELENRVAWQLDQASLKELMIPSFSHTSGTLLDVELVTRLVKKFVGLDSEGVKTGAALVKVAKLVDSYLAEAALDGGLTLREFISLIEALPSYARTTEDGLYRAIDTYLKAHPQVLKQERKELCRLIDSRKLSPEAALHAAQNDRLPVRSIIRVLFTEQTKLSRHVDWSGSLTRSPTNPSGSHYFEQGGSGARCLSKREMNVQQAEIKRLREDVARLQSECSAMHLQVERLLEKKSGGSKGFFRWKRLGLVPSIRGSVSVEEMTNCENGEGFEPQTPGNMKTRLVKGRTPSRWRKSMS, encoded by the exons ATGAAGAAAGCACCTTCGCCGGAACCCGTCACCACCCACGGCAACCAACCGCCGCATCATGACCAAGAAAAGTTCGCCGGAGACTTGGAGTACTACACTTGGTTCGACGAAGCTTGTATCCAAGACATGAACTACTTCGTCAAGACCATCACCGGCATCAAATCCAAAGGCATCCGACCAGACCTCATCGGTTCCATCATCGCTCATTACGCTTCCAAATGGCTCCCTGATCTCTCCGGCAACGTCTCCGCCATCGCGACACCACCACCGACAGAAAGCGTCACGGCTTCTGTAATGAAAAAACGTTTTTTCGTCGAGACCCTTATCGGAATCCTCCCGCCGGAGAAAGACTCCGTTCCTTGCAACTTCCTCCTCCGTCTACTCAGGACGGCGAAGATGGTCGGAGCCAATGCGAACTACTTAACGGAGCTCGAGAACAGAGTGGCGTGGCAGCTGGACCAAGCCTCGCTCAAGGAGCTTATGATACCTTCCTTCAGCCACACGTCTGGGACTTTGCTTGACGTTGAGCTCGTGACTCGTCTCGTGAAGAAGTTCGTTGGCTTGGATAGTGAAGGTGTTAAAACCGGCGCTGCTCTGGTTAAAGTGGCTAAGCTTGTCGACTCATACTTGGCTGAAGCCGCCCTTGACGGTGGCTTGACTCTACGGGAGTTTATATCCCTTATTGAAGCTCTGCCTAGCTATGCTCGTACCACGGAGGATGGCTTGTACCGCGCCATTGATACATACCTCAAG GCTCATCCTCAGGTTTTGAAGCAAGAAAGGAAAGAACTTTGCAGACTCATCGATAGCAGAAAGCTATCACCAGAAGCAGCTCTCCACGCGGCTCAGAACGATCGTCTACCAGTAAGATCAATCATCAGAGTGTTGTTCACTGAGCAGACAAAGCTAAGCCGTCACGTTGACTGGAGTGGTAGCTTGACGAGGAGTCCAACAAACCCTTCTGGCTCACATTACTTTGAGCAAGGAGGCTCAGGAGCGAGGTGCTTGTCTAAACGCGAGATGAATGTTCAGCAAGCAGAGATAAAGAGGCTTAGAGAAGATGTGGCGAGGCTGCAGAGCGAGTGCAGTGCCATGCATTTGCAGGTTGAGAGGCTATTGGAGAAGAAGAGTGGTGGGAGTAAAGGGTTTTTCAGGTGGAAGAGGCTAGGGTTAGTGCCTTCTATTAGAGGAAGTGTTAGCGTTGAAGAGATGACTAACTGTGAGAATGGTGAAGGGTTTGAACCTCAAACTCCTGGGAATATGAAGACGAGGCTTGTCAAAGGAAGAACACCTTCAAGGTGGAGAAAATCTATGTCTTAG